The genomic DNA GTCAGCCACAGAGACCTCAGGATCAGAGCAAATTTGATAGAGTTTACCAAACATTAATTTCAGTGGGCACTCCCCCATCCATGGATCCTTCCAGAATCTAGTCTGCAAACCCCCTCTTACAGTTACAAGTCTGCCAAAACCATACCACTCTTTGactgagggcctgtttggcaacaaggtgttaaagtttaacacccgtcacatcggatgtttggatgctaatttggagtattaaacataggctaattacaaaactaattgcacagatggagtctaattcgcgagtcgaatctattaagcctaattagtccatgatttgacaatgtggtgctacagtaaccatttgctaatgatggattaattaggcttaatagattcgtctcgcgaattagcacagggttctgcaattagttttataattagctcatgtttagtttttctaattagcatccgaacatccgatattacactattaaagtttaacatcttgtatccaaacaccccctgataGTAGCCCCCTCCAAAATTGTGACCCTCACCTTCTTTATTTGAAAAATGCTTTTCCAGCCCAGATATTTCCTCCTAAGCAGTTCACAGCAAATGCTATCATCTCATCTTTCAATATACGTCTATTATAATAACCTTTATTTAAAGAATATTCGGAGAATATATTAGGTAGCCAagggtaaaaaaaaaggaaaatctttCCTCCCTACTATAAAACGGGATCCAGGATGATCTCTCTTTAATGAAATAACATCCGATCCGTTACCAATTCCTTTGGAGTCTGTCAGCATCATTTTTTCACAAAGAACTCTCCGTCCTACTAGAAGCGGAACCAACACGAATACGAGCAGATCCGCGTCACCTGTCCGCGAATTTGCGACACATAAAGCGGCCAGCACGGGCtcacgccgcgcgcgcccctgTTCTGTCCGCACCTAGACGTAGTCATTGCAGAGCGACACATCTGACCTTCAGATCAGGCGCACCAGCTAGCATGGcatccacggcggcggcggcggcggcggcggcgatggtgccgaAGGTGGCCCTGCGGTCGGGCAACGCGACGCCGATGCCGGCGGTCGGCATGGGCACGGCGTCGTTCCCCCTGGTGCCCGAGGCCACCAAGAACGCCGTGCTGGCGGCCATCGAGGTGGGCTACCGCCACTTCGACACCGCCTCCATGTACGGCACAGAGAAGCCGCTCGGCGAGGCCGTGGCGGAGGCGGTGCGGCGCGGGCTCCTCCAGTCCCGGGAGGAGCTGTTCGTCACCTCCAAGCTGTGGTGCACGCAGAACCACCCGGACCTcgtgctcccctccctccggGAGACCCTCAAGTAAGATTATTCCCGGGCCGATTCATGTGAAATTTCTGAAAACTAATCTTTCCTCTTGCGTGCCGTGGGAGCAGGAACCTGCAGATGGAGTACCTGGACCTGTACCTGATCCACTGGCCGGTCTCCATCAAGCCCATGCCAATAACTTCCCGGAACAAGAAGGAGGACGCCGTGCCGTTCGACGTCGAGGGCGTGTGGCGCGCGATGGAGGAGTGCCAGCGTCTGGGCCTTGCCAAGGCGATCGGCGTCAGCAACTTCACCACCAGGCACCTCGACAAGCTCCTGGCCGTCGCCACCATCCCTCCCGCCGTGAACCAGGTGGAGTTGAACCCGGCGTGGCAGCAGCGCACGCTGAGGGCCTACTGCGCCGAGAAGGGCATCCACGTCGCGGCCTACTCGCCGCTGGGAGGTCAGAACTGGGACGGGACGGGGAGGAACGCCGTGCTGGAGTCCGATGC from Setaria italica strain Yugu1 chromosome VII, Setaria_italica_v2.0, whole genome shotgun sequence includes the following:
- the LOC101776682 gene encoding NAD(P)H-dependent 6'-deoxychalcone synthase, yielding MASTAAAAAAAAMVPKVALRSGNATPMPAVGMGTASFPLVPEATKNAVLAAIEVGYRHFDTASMYGTEKPLGEAVAEAVRRGLLQSREELFVTSKLWCTQNHPDLVLPSLRETLKNLQMEYLDLYLIHWPVSIKPMPITSRNKKEDAVPFDVEGVWRAMEECQRLGLAKAIGVSNFTTRHLDKLLAVATIPPAVNQVELNPAWQQRTLRAYCAEKGIHVAAYSPLGGQNWDGTGRNAVLESDALAGIAKARGKTVAQVALRWIYEQGVTSIVKSYNKERLKQNLEIFDWELTDEDQLKISQIPQKKIFEASDMFSQEGEFRSVDPADLDIVEE